CGTAGGGTTGCGAGCCGTCGCGCACGAAGCTGGCGCAGGTGCTGCTGCTGTTCACGGCGTTGCTGGCGGGGTTGGCGGCCGCCTCGTTCACGGTGCCCTGGGCGCTGGGATAAGCTACCAGGCGGGTATTCTCGAAGTTATCGAGCAGAATGGCGGCGGCCGCGGGGGCGGCGGGCACCAGGGGCCCGGCCACCAGCTCGGGGCCCATAATATCGTCGAGGTAATAGGTGGTGGCCGTGGTGCTGCCGGGCGCTACCAGCATCACCAGCTGGTCCACATCGGTCGCCTTCACGGAGGCATCGGCGCTGCTTACGTCCCCGGCCGCATAAGTGAAGGTCAGCGTTTCCCAGCTGTCGGTCGCGGCGGTAGAGGTGGCGTTGAACGTGCCGCCGTAGTTGCCATTGGGATAGCCCAACGCCGCCACTTTCGCTTTGTTTTGCAGCACGAGCTGCACGGCCGTGCCGGGGCCGGGGCTGCGAAACTTCAGCGTCAGGTGCTTGGTGCCGCCCGAGTAGGCGCTCACGTCGGCCATGTGGGCATTGGTGGGGTCCAGCACCACTACCGCGTACTGCGTGGCGCTGCGGTCGTACTTGCCGCAGGTGGCGCTGGTGTTCACGGTGCCGCCGGTAGGGGTGGCTGCCGGGGCCAGGGCCCCATCTACGTAGCCATACGTGACCAGCCGGGTAGTCTCAAAATTATCGTAGAGCACCTGCGCCGATGCCGCGCGGCTACCCAGGGTGACCAGCCCGGCGGCTAGTAGAAATTGCGTAAAATTTTTCATGCGTGTGGGGTGGGGAAAAAGAAGGTGAAAAAAACGGGGGGGGGGTAGGGCCAGCCCTACCCCCCCC
The genomic region above belongs to Hymenobacter psoromatis and contains:
- a CDS encoding T9SS type A sorting domain-containing protein — encoded protein: MKNFTQFLLAAGLVTLGSRAASAQVLYDNFETTRLVTYGYVDGALAPAATPTGGTVNTSATCGKYDRSATQYAVVVLDPTNAHMADVSAYSGGTKHLTLKFRSPGPGTAVQLVLQNKAKVAALGYPNGNYGGTFNATSTAATDSWETLTFTYAAGDVSSADASVKATDVDQLVMLVAPGSTTATTYYLDDIMGPELVAGPLVPAAPAAAAILLDNFENTRLVAYPSAQGTVNEAAANPASNAVNSSSTCASFVRDGSQPYATIVIQPKSGTFGDVSGYASGAQQITLKLRSPDAATKVQIVLQNKAKSANGYPNGNYGGTFDAVTSATANEWQTLTFAYTAGAAGSSIDASVLATDVDQIALLIAPNSTVATGMPAKTYYFDDLVGPAFAATATAVRQASTSAAALAPAYPNPAAGRVSLPYSLQKAAVVSLAVYDALGRRAASVFENQARPAGEFSADFSTASLAPGLYICRLVVDGAVLSRQLSVQ